A stretch of the Asticcacaulis sp. ZE23SCel15 genome encodes the following:
- a CDS encoding FdhF/YdeP family oxidoreductase encodes MNKPIVGGGPKKVLYALKTARRIGLENTAKALTAHNTCKACGLGMGGQRGGMTNELDEFPSVCNKSIQAQSTDIQPGIPVEVLAHSLADLRELDGHELEHLGRLSMPIYKSRYADRFEPISWDDALDLAARRFLATTPERTFFYSSGRSSNEAGFVLQLLARAFGTNNVNNCSYYCHQATGVGLGTTIGTGTSTVELEDLSRCDFILVIGANPSSNHPRFIHQLKKCRERGGEVVIINPAKEAGLVKFAIPKSPKSMLKGGDFIASDYLQPRIGSDMAVLKGLAKAVLAMGAEDADFIAQHSHDFSAFRADIEATDWEDIESATGLVRADIERVAALYAKAKSAVFAWGMGITHHLNGVDNVEYIANLALLRGQIGRVGAGLLPLRGHSNVQGIGTIGVKPVLAKEVMAKMEAAFGLTLPTETGLDTMSCMKAAADGKMDAALMMGGNLYEANPDSTWAAKALSQVGFKMYLTTTLNKGHIHGIDNSEALILPVTARDEEWQPTTQELMFNYVRLSDGGITRLKTVRPESDILCDLATRLMPDSPVDFQAFKAHKTIREAIAGIVPGLEGLADIDVAKREFHVRGRLMHTPEFHTPDGKARFITRPLPPVRGDTLLLTTVRSEGQFNTIIYEYKDSYRGMDDRWSVMMNAEDLAQYGLSDGDTATLTSDHGIMENVTVRAFDIARGSVMAYYPEANILTGTAVDPRSQTPAFKSTPVRIKAA; translated from the coding sequence ATGAACAAACCCATCGTCGGCGGCGGCCCCAAAAAAGTGCTCTATGCGCTGAAAACCGCCCGCCGCATCGGCCTGGAAAACACCGCCAAGGCCCTGACCGCGCACAATACCTGCAAGGCCTGCGGGCTGGGCATGGGCGGCCAACGCGGCGGCATGACCAATGAACTGGATGAGTTCCCCTCCGTCTGCAACAAATCGATTCAGGCCCAGTCGACCGACATTCAGCCCGGTATCCCAGTTGAGGTCTTAGCCCATTCACTGGCTGATCTGCGCGAACTGGATGGTCATGAGCTTGAGCATCTGGGGCGGCTATCCATGCCCATTTACAAATCCCGTTATGCCGATCGTTTTGAGCCGATATCGTGGGATGACGCGCTGGACTTGGCGGCCCGCCGGTTTTTAGCCACCACGCCGGAACGGACGTTTTTTTACTCATCAGGCCGGTCATCCAACGAAGCCGGTTTTGTGCTGCAATTGCTGGCGCGGGCTTTTGGGACCAACAATGTCAACAACTGCTCATATTATTGCCATCAGGCGACCGGTGTGGGACTTGGCACCACCATCGGCACCGGCACGTCGACGGTTGAACTGGAGGACTTAAGCCGGTGCGATTTCATTCTGGTGATCGGCGCCAATCCGTCCTCGAACCATCCGCGCTTTATCCATCAGCTTAAAAAATGCCGGGAACGTGGCGGCGAAGTCGTCATCATCAATCCGGCCAAAGAAGCCGGTCTGGTTAAATTCGCCATTCCTAAAAGCCCGAAGTCCATGCTCAAGGGCGGGGATTTTATTGCCTCGGATTATCTGCAACCACGCATAGGCTCAGACATGGCCGTGCTCAAAGGGCTGGCCAAGGCGGTGCTGGCGATGGGGGCCGAGGACGCGGACTTTATTGCGCAGCATAGTCATGATTTCTCAGCCTTCCGCGCCGACATAGAGGCAACCGATTGGGAGGATATCGAGTCCGCAACAGGTCTGGTGCGCGCCGATATTGAGCGGGTCGCCGCCCTTTATGCCAAAGCCAAATCCGCCGTGTTTGCCTGGGGCATGGGTATTACTCACCATCTCAACGGCGTCGACAATGTCGAATATATCGCCAATCTCGCCCTGCTGCGTGGCCAGATTGGCAGGGTGGGCGCGGGGCTTTTGCCCCTGCGCGGTCACTCAAACGTCCAGGGCATAGGCACGATCGGCGTCAAGCCGGTGCTGGCCAAGGAGGTCATGGCGAAGATGGAAGCCGCCTTTGGTCTGACGCTACCGACTGAGACCGGCCTTGACACTATGTCCTGCATGAAAGCGGCGGCAGACGGCAAGATGGATGCGGCCCTGATGATGGGCGGTAACCTCTATGAGGCTAATCCCGATAGCACCTGGGCCGCGAAAGCGCTCAGTCAGGTCGGGTTTAAAATGTACCTCACCACCACGCTCAATAAGGGCCATATCCACGGCATCGATAATTCCGAAGCCCTGATCCTACCGGTCACGGCCCGCGACGAAGAATGGCAACCGACCACGCAGGAATTGATGTTCAACTATGTGCGCCTGTCCGATGGCGGCATCACGCGCCTGAAAACCGTGCGGCCGGAAAGCGATATTTTGTGCGATCTGGCCACTCGTTTGATGCCGGACTCACCCGTCGATTTTCAAGCATTTAAGGCCCACAAAACCATCCGCGAAGCCATTGCGGGCATCGTCCCCGGTCTTGAAGGTCTGGCTGATATCGATGTCGCCAAGCGCGAGTTTCATGTGCGCGGGCGGCTGATGCACACGCCGGAATTTCACACACCCGATGGCAAGGCCCGCTTTATTACCCGCCCTTTGCCGCCGGTGCGGGGTGACACTTTGCTGCTGACCACCGTACGCTCAGAGGGGCAGTTCAACACGATTATCTATGAGTACAAAGACAGTTACCGCGGCATGGACGACCGCTGGAGCGTCATGATGAACGCTGAAGATCTGGCGCAGTATGGCCTTAGCGACGGCGACACAGCCACCCTCACATCCGATCATGGGATCATGGAAAACGTCACCGTCCGCGCCTTTGATATCGCGCGCGGCTCGGTCATGGCCTATTACCCCGAAGCCAATATCCTGACCGGCACCGCTGTCGATCCGCGCAGTCAAACACCGGCGTTTAAATCCACGCCGGTGCGCATAAAGGCCGCTTAA
- a CDS encoding FKBP-type peptidyl-prolyl cis-trans isomerase gives MRSEWIKRALAAVAAVGVMAVAACNKGPDPVAVAANAEAGKAFLEKTSKEEGVLPLEGGMYYKVVSSPAPTAPQPAVTDTVKVHYEGTLIDGTKFNSSYDRGVPAAFPLKGLVKAWQIAIPKMHKGDTWMLYVPAEMGYGDQAMGPIPAGSVLVFKIELIDIQPK, from the coding sequence ATGCGCTCAGAATGGATTAAACGCGCGTTAGCGGCTGTTGCCGCTGTGGGTGTCATGGCTGTAGCGGCCTGCAACAAAGGCCCTGATCCGGTCGCGGTTGCCGCCAATGCCGAAGCAGGTAAGGCCTTCCTTGAGAAAACCTCTAAGGAAGAGGGCGTCCTGCCGCTGGAAGGCGGCATGTACTATAAGGTCGTGTCGTCGCCGGCCCCGACCGCGCCGCAACCGGCTGTGACCGATACGGTCAAGGTGCACTATGAAGGCACGCTGATCGACGGCACCAAGTTCAATTCGTCCTATGATCGCGGCGTGCCGGCGGCGTTTCCGCTCAAAGGGCTGGTCAAGGCCTGGCAGATCGCTATCCCGAAGATGCACAAGGGCGATACCTGGATGCTTTATGTCCCGGCCGAAATGGGCTACGGCGATCAGGCTATGGGCCCCATTCCGGCGGGCAGCGTGCTGGTGTTCAAGATCGAGCTAATCGACATTCAGCCGAAATAG
- a CDS encoding threonine ammonia-lyase, whose protein sequence is MSLTFDDVKAAAQRIEGHVLKTPFAYSQRLSAVTKVSLWVKYENQQMTSAFKERGALNKLAQLTQEERARGVYAASAGNHAQGLAYHATRLGIPATIVMPHGTPFVKIQKTQSFGAKVVISGASYDKSSAHAQDLCREAGAVYVHPFDDYDVMAGQGTLAIEMLEAVPDLDVLLVPVGGGGLIAGMAVAAKAINPKIKVIGVEAAMYPSFAAKRNRQTVVSGGATIAEGIAVKEVGELTFAVANPLVDDVIVIDESDIERGIAMFVNVEKTVSEGAGATGLAAVLRHAERFAGQKVGLVLCGGNIDLRLLASVLQRELVREKRLVTYRILGDDRPGMLSRMADVISDKGGNIVDVAHNRLVLDVPAKGAEFDIMVETQDARHAYEIEEALRRTGYALRMD, encoded by the coding sequence ATGAGTTTGACGTTTGACGATGTAAAGGCCGCCGCCCAGCGCATCGAGGGCCACGTGCTAAAGACGCCGTTCGCCTATTCTCAGCGCCTGAGTGCGGTCACCAAGGTCAGCCTGTGGGTCAAGTACGAAAACCAGCAGATGACCTCGGCCTTTAAGGAACGCGGCGCGCTCAATAAGCTGGCGCAGTTGACGCAAGAAGAGCGCGCGCGCGGTGTCTATGCTGCCTCGGCCGGTAATCACGCCCAAGGGCTGGCCTATCATGCGACGCGCTTAGGCATTCCGGCGACCATCGTCATGCCGCATGGCACGCCGTTCGTAAAAATCCAGAAGACCCAGAGCTTTGGCGCCAAGGTGGTGATTTCGGGCGCCAGCTACGACAAATCCTCGGCTCACGCGCAGGATCTGTGCCGCGAAGCCGGGGCGGTCTATGTCCATCCGTTTGACGACTATGATGTCATGGCCGGGCAGGGCACGCTGGCGATTGAGATGCTGGAGGCTGTGCCGGACCTTGATGTGCTGCTGGTGCCGGTCGGTGGCGGCGGGCTAATTGCGGGCATGGCGGTCGCGGCCAAGGCGATCAACCCTAAGATCAAGGTCATCGGCGTTGAAGCGGCCATGTATCCGTCCTTTGCCGCGAAACGTAACCGTCAGACGGTTGTCTCCGGCGGGGCGACGATCGCGGAAGGCATTGCGGTCAAGGAAGTGGGCGAACTGACCTTTGCGGTCGCCAATCCCTTGGTGGACGATGTCATCGTGATCGATGAATCGGATATCGAACGCGGCATTGCCATGTTCGTCAATGTCGAAAAGACCGTCTCCGAAGGAGCTGGGGCCACGGGGTTGGCAGCAGTTCTGCGCCATGCCGAACGCTTTGCGGGCCAGAAGGTTGGTCTGGTTCTGTGCGGTGGTAATATCGATCTGCGTCTGCTGGCCAGCGTGCTTCAGCGTGAACTGGTACGTGAAAAGCGCCTGGTGACCTATCGCATACTGGGCGATGACCGTCCGGGCATGTTGTCGCGCATGGCCGATGTGATATCTGATAAGGGCGGCAACATCGTCGATGTGGCGCATAATCGTCTGGTGCTCGATGTCCCGGCCAAGGGGGCTGAGTTCGACATCATGGTCGAGACCCAGGACGCGCGGCATGCCTATGAAATTGAAGAAGCTTTGCGGAGAACGGGCTATGCGCTCAGAATGGATTAA
- a CDS encoding NAD(+) synthase translates to MPKFDTSSSHGFVRIACVTPKVHLANPPANLAEHLQLATRADEAGADLVLFPELSLTGYSLDDLLTQSTVLDAARQALIDLMAQTADLRCVIVAGLPLRVGDAVYNTAAVVQGGRCLGLVPKIFLPNYREYYEKRYFASGHGLSATIKLGNTDVAVSPDLTFATDGFEAFVFGVEICEDVWSPDTPSTKLALSGATLIVNLSASPVVVGKSRARKALCAAASERLMCAYAYSAAGPGESTTDLAWDGQSLIYELGGLLAESERFTSDTLTLADVDADRIVQDRLRNGTFADARRFRSAAGMTQINFDYHPHDLTEFHRHVPRFPYVPADKHRLDEDCYEAFNIQVHGLMQRLELTGTQHVVIGISGGLDSTHALIVACKAFDRLGLPREHIHGYTMPGFGTTLGSKTDALKLMKALGITGEVLDIRPAAKRMLIDIGHPYGEGKPVYDINFENVQAGLRTDFLFRLAGEKKGFVVGTGDLSELALGWSTYGVGDHMSHYNVNCGAPKTLIQHLIRWAATKEFDARTGRILKSVLEREISPELVPVGADGALQKTEDKVGPYELQDFTLYYITRFGLKPSKVAYLAYQAWKDKDAGEWPQDYPDHKKRSYSLAEIKKWMEVFLWRFFTTSQFKRSAVPNGPKLISGGALSPRGDWRAPSDATAKIWLDELRANVHD, encoded by the coding sequence ATGCCCAAATTTGACACATCATCGTCCCATGGCTTTGTGCGCATCGCGTGCGTGACCCCGAAAGTGCATCTGGCCAATCCGCCCGCCAATCTGGCCGAACATCTGCAACTGGCCACGCGAGCCGACGAAGCTGGTGCCGATTTGGTTTTGTTTCCGGAACTGAGCCTTACCGGCTATTCGCTGGATGATTTGCTGACCCAATCCACCGTGCTGGACGCTGCCCGTCAGGCGCTGATTGATCTCATGGCCCAGACCGCAGATTTGCGCTGTGTGATTGTCGCCGGGCTACCCTTGAGGGTGGGCGATGCAGTTTACAATACCGCGGCGGTTGTGCAGGGCGGGCGTTGTCTGGGGCTGGTCCCCAAAATCTTCCTGCCCAATTACCGCGAATATTATGAAAAGCGCTATTTCGCCTCCGGCCACGGCCTGTCCGCTACTATCAAACTCGGCAATACCGATGTGGCCGTCTCACCCGACCTGACCTTTGCCACGGATGGATTTGAGGCGTTCGTGTTCGGCGTGGAAATCTGTGAAGATGTGTGGTCGCCGGATACGCCGTCGACAAAACTGGCCTTAAGCGGGGCCACCCTGATCGTCAACCTGTCGGCTTCACCCGTCGTGGTCGGCAAATCGCGCGCGCGCAAAGCCTTGTGTGCGGCAGCGTCTGAGCGCCTGATGTGCGCCTATGCCTATAGTGCTGCTGGCCCCGGCGAGTCCACGACTGACCTCGCCTGGGACGGGCAATCGCTGATCTATGAGTTGGGAGGATTGCTGGCCGAGAGCGAGCGCTTTACCTCCGATACCCTGACCCTGGCCGATGTCGATGCCGACCGCATCGTGCAGGATCGTCTGCGCAATGGCACTTTTGCTGATGCCAGAAGGTTCAGGAGCGCGGCGGGAATGACGCAGATCAATTTCGATTACCACCCCCACGACCTGACAGAGTTTCATCGCCACGTACCGCGCTTTCCCTATGTACCCGCTGACAAACACCGCCTTGATGAAGACTGTTATGAGGCCTTCAATATTCAGGTTCACGGCCTGATGCAGCGGCTGGAATTGACCGGCACACAGCATGTTGTCATCGGCATATCGGGCGGGCTGGATTCCACCCATGCCCTGATTGTGGCGTGCAAGGCGTTTGATCGCTTGGGATTACCGCGCGAACATATCCACGGCTATACAATGCCGGGATTTGGCACGACCTTGGGCTCCAAGACCGATGCCTTAAAGCTGATGAAGGCTTTGGGGATTACCGGCGAAGTGCTTGATATCCGACCGGCCGCCAAGCGGATGCTTATAGACATCGGCCACCCTTACGGCGAGGGCAAGCCGGTCTATGACATCAATTTCGAGAATGTGCAGGCGGGCCTGCGCACCGATTTCCTGTTCCGGTTGGCCGGTGAGAAAAAGGGCTTTGTCGTCGGCACAGGCGATTTATCAGAACTCGCGCTCGGCTGGTCGACCTACGGGGTCGGCGATCACATGAGCCACTACAATGTCAATTGCGGCGCGCCCAAGACCCTGATCCAGCACCTGATCCGCTGGGCGGCGACTAAGGAATTTGATGCCCGCACCGGCCGGATTTTGAAATCGGTGCTTGAGCGCGAGATTTCGCCGGAACTGGTGCCGGTCGGGGCCGACGGAGCCTTGCAAAAGACCGAAGACAAGGTCGGCCCCTATGAGCTGCAGGACTTTACGCTGTATTACATCACCCGCTTTGGGCTTAAGCCGTCAAAGGTCGCTTATCTGGCGTATCAGGCATGGAAGGATAAGGACGCCGGTGAATGGCCGCAGGATTATCCTGACCATAAAAAGCGCAGCTATTCGCTGGCCGAAATCAAAAAGTGGATGGAAGTGTTTTTGTGGCGGTTCTTCACCACCTCGCAGTTCAAACGCTCAGCCGTACCGAACGGACCGAAACTGATCTCAGGCGGGGCGTTGAGCCCGCGCGGAGACTGGCGCGCCCCATCCGATGCCACCGCCAAGATCTGGCTGGACGAACTGCGCGCCAATGTACACGATTGA
- a CDS encoding SGNH/GDSL hydrolase family protein has translation MPSLGLKLPQVAACRRRVRGPVVPDLPIWRAARAAVAAGERNARILCIGNSTTAGHGAYAAGMGDNNKAGAWPTQLAALINARGGVASWSSIIGNNNAADSRLYDSRVTFPALQGWAFSTASGVNGSTLGGYHTMVSGYNPPSKYNFAPLNACDTFEVYNPKAGGNARAWILSVNDGADLATISNLQTPSPPGEFEKYTLTTELGANALNIRAQNIETTYLAGIIAYNSAIKEISVLNAGWSGAKASDLNNGSPYAYGPVNAISVYDPDLVIINIGINDANQASPTATATFSSHVQAVITAAKAAGADVVLMAPTPIGSSYAANLNTLSAAVVALGITNGVPVIDLRTRFTDYTTANAAGWMRDTLHPNASGYAQIATAVADLIFPG, from the coding sequence ATGCCCTCATTAGGATTAAAGCTGCCGCAGGTGGCGGCCTGTCGCCGCCGTGTGCGCGGGCCGGTTGTGCCTGACCTGCCGATCTGGCGCGCCGCCCGTGCTGCGGTGGCGGCGGGAGAGCGCAATGCCCGCATCCTGTGTATCGGCAATTCCACAACGGCGGGGCACGGCGCTTATGCCGCCGGAATGGGCGATAACAATAAGGCCGGTGCCTGGCCCACTCAACTGGCCGCCCTCATCAACGCGCGCGGCGGTGTGGCGTCGTGGTCTTCGATCATCGGTAATAATAATGCAGCGGATAGCCGTCTTTATGACAGCCGGGTGACCTTTCCCGCCTTACAGGGCTGGGCGTTTTCCACGGCGAGCGGGGTGAACGGCTCGACCCTCGGCGGGTATCACACGATGGTCTCAGGCTATAACCCACCGTCGAAATACAACTTTGCACCGCTAAATGCCTGCGATACATTCGAGGTCTATAACCCCAAGGCGGGGGGCAATGCGCGGGCATGGATTTTGAGCGTCAATGACGGCGCTGATCTGGCGACGATCTCGAATCTGCAAACCCCTTCGCCGCCAGGTGAGTTTGAAAAATATACCCTGACCACGGAGTTGGGTGCGAACGCGCTCAACATTAGGGCGCAGAATATAGAGACCACCTATCTGGCCGGTATCATCGCCTATAATTCGGCGATAAAGGAAATATCGGTGCTCAATGCCGGCTGGTCGGGAGCGAAAGCCTCCGACCTCAACAACGGCTCCCCCTATGCTTATGGCCCGGTCAATGCGATTAGTGTCTATGATCCGGATCTGGTGATTATCAATATCGGCATCAATGACGCCAATCAGGCTTCACCCACCGCCACGGCCACCTTTTCCAGCCATGTTCAGGCGGTGATTACCGCGGCCAAGGCGGCAGGCGCGGATGTGGTTTTGATGGCGCCCACCCCGATCGGCAGCAGTTATGCCGCCAATCTCAACACGCTATCGGCGGCGGTTGTAGCGCTTGGGATCACGAACGGGGTGCCGGTCATCGACCTGCGTACCCGCTTTACTGACTACACCACCGCCAATGCGGCCGGCTGGATGCGCGACACCTTGCATCCCAATGCCAGCGGCTATGCTCAGATCGCCACGGCGGTCGCCGATCTTATTTTTCCAGGTTAG
- a CDS encoding serine hydrolase has product MTATLVARLVEAGKLSWDTRVGSVFQKNIDPAYADATFRHLLSHRAGLQPNIDMFHFLGYSRDPLPDAREERRRYALTALKQKPAGALAKKMVYSNNGYIVAGAMLEAITGQSWETLIKAYVFDPLGLSSAGFGAPGRAGMIDQPLGHTVIGTNRRAMSVGPNIANDNPVALGPAGRVHMSLADMLTYLSAHRDQPEAFLKGASWQTLHTPPFGGDYAMGWVVRKDGSLWHNGSNTVWYGEVMVDPKAGVVCASVGNDAAPETQKAVATALMCARAAGLSTT; this is encoded by the coding sequence ATGACCGCGACCCTCGTGGCGCGACTGGTTGAGGCGGGTAAGCTGAGTTGGGACACCCGCGTTGGGTCAGTTTTCCAAAAAAACATTGACCCCGCCTATGCCGATGCCACCTTCCGCCACCTGCTCAGCCACCGGGCGGGATTGCAGCCCAATATTGATATGTTCCATTTTCTGGGCTATTCGCGTGACCCGCTACCCGATGCGCGAGAAGAACGTCGCCGTTATGCCCTAACGGCGCTGAAACAGAAACCGGCGGGCGCTTTGGCTAAGAAAATGGTTTATTCTAATAACGGCTATATCGTCGCCGGTGCCATGCTGGAGGCCATCACGGGCCAGTCGTGGGAAACCCTGATCAAGGCCTATGTTTTTGATCCGCTGGGTCTGTCGTCCGCCGGATTTGGTGCGCCGGGGCGGGCGGGTATGATCGATCAGCCGCTGGGACATACGGTGATAGGGACTAACCGCAGGGCCATGTCGGTGGGGCCGAACATAGCCAATGATAACCCGGTGGCGCTGGGACCTGCCGGGCGGGTGCATATGTCGCTGGCGGATATGCTCACCTATTTGTCCGCCCACCGTGATCAGCCGGAGGCGTTTCTGAAAGGCGCATCCTGGCAAACCCTGCATACACCGCCGTTCGGTGGTGACTATGCTATGGGCTGGGTGGTGCGCAAAGACGGTAGCCTGTGGCACAATGGCTCCAACACCGTCTGGTACGGCGAAGTGATGGTTGATCCGAAGGCCGGTGTGGTCTGCGCCAGTGTCGGCAATGACGCTGCCCCGGAAACTCAAAAGGCCGTCGCGACTGCCCTGATGTGTGCCCGCGCAGCCGGCTTATCCACCACCTGA
- the pgi gene encoding glucose-6-phosphate isomerase, which yields MSAFDALKSQAKADAKTAIVDHFTADPSRLEALSLEVAGLYVDVSKQSWSDAGFKSALKLFEAANLKGAQERMWSGQAINVSENRAVLHVALRNSDANNLGLRGPEITEDVASARKAMQAYAGAIRSGTITGATGKKFKTIVHIGIGGSDLGPRLVYQGLAALNPDIDIRFVANVDGSELALALAGLDAEETLVIAVSKTFTTQETLANFVGARDWLIKNLGEDKAKAHMAAVSAAPDKTGAYGIAPDRVFGFKDWVGGRYSLWSAVSLSVIIALGFDVYERLLNGAYEMDQHFYHAPLNKNAPVLLAAAQIFNRIGLDRPSRAVIPYVHRLRRLAAFLQQLEMESNGKRTSPTGETLSSATCPVVFGDEGTNAQHAFFQMLHQSEDVVPLELIAVQYNSEASADMQQKLLSNVIAQGEAFMVGKSYATAEAECKAMGLDEAQTKIIAPQKVCPGNKPSTTVLLNELTPETLGALLALYEHKTFAEGIVMGLNSFDQWGVELGKTLATSVLKDITGDTIAAHDASTTALIKRVKG from the coding sequence ATGAGTGCGTTTGATGCGTTGAAGTCCCAGGCCAAGGCCGATGCCAAGACGGCTATTGTCGATCACTTTACCGCCGATCCGTCACGGCTTGAGGCCTTGAGCCTTGAGGTGGCGGGGCTTTATGTCGATGTCTCCAAGCAAAGCTGGTCCGATGCCGGGTTTAAGTCGGCGCTGAAACTGTTTGAAGCCGCCAACCTCAAGGGCGCACAGGAGCGCATGTGGTCGGGGCAGGCCATCAACGTGTCGGAAAACCGCGCCGTTTTGCATGTGGCTTTGCGCAATTCCGACGCCAACAATCTGGGCCTGCGCGGCCCTGAGATCACCGAAGATGTGGCGTCTGCCCGCAAGGCGATGCAGGCCTATGCAGGGGCGATCCGGTCGGGCACCATCACCGGTGCCACCGGCAAAAAATTCAAGACCATAGTTCACATCGGGATTGGCGGGTCGGATCTTGGGCCACGTCTGGTTTACCAAGGTTTGGCGGCCCTTAATCCGGACATCGACATCCGCTTTGTGGCCAATGTTGATGGCTCAGAACTGGCTCTGGCATTGGCCGGTCTTGATGCTGAAGAAACGCTGGTCATCGCGGTTTCCAAGACCTTCACGACGCAGGAAACTCTGGCGAATTTTGTGGGGGCTCGTGACTGGCTGATCAAAAATCTGGGTGAGGATAAGGCCAAGGCCCACATGGCCGCCGTCTCCGCGGCACCGGATAAGACCGGGGCTTATGGCATTGCGCCCGACCGGGTGTTCGGTTTCAAGGATTGGGTTGGCGGACGCTATTCGCTGTGGTCGGCGGTGTCCTTAAGCGTCATCATCGCGCTCGGCTTTGATGTCTATGAGCGTCTGCTTAACGGCGCCTATGAGATGGATCAGCATTTCTATCACGCCCCGCTGAATAAGAACGCGCCGGTATTGCTGGCGGCCGCGCAAATCTTCAATCGTATCGGTCTGGATCGTCCATCGCGCGCCGTGATCCCCTATGTCCACCGCCTGCGCCGTCTGGCGGCCTTCCTGCAACAGCTTGAGATGGAATCGAACGGTAAGCGCACCTCGCCCACGGGTGAGACCTTAAGTTCCGCGACCTGTCCGGTGGTGTTTGGTGACGAAGGTACCAATGCCCAGCACGCCTTTTTCCAGATGCTGCATCAGTCAGAAGACGTCGTGCCGCTGGAACTGATCGCGGTTCAGTACAATTCTGAGGCGTCGGCGGATATGCAGCAAAAACTGCTGTCGAATGTCATCGCGCAGGGTGAAGCCTTTATGGTTGGTAAGTCCTACGCGACTGCCGAAGCCGAATGCAAGGCGATGGGCCTTGATGAAGCGCAGACGAAAATCATCGCCCCGCAAAAGGTTTGCCCCGGCAATAAGCCGTCAACGACGGTGTTGCTGAATGAACTGACCCCCGAAACCCTTGGGGCGCTATTGGCGCTTTATGAGCACAAGACCTTTGCCGAAGGGATCGTCATGGGGCTGAACAGCTTTGATCAGTGGGGAGTTGAACTGGGTAAGACGCTGGCGACCTCGGTGTTGAAAGACATCACTGGCGATACCATCGCCGCCCACGATGCCTCGACGACCGCGTTGATCAAGCGCGTTAAGGGCTGA
- a CDS encoding glycosyltransferase family 2 protein, whose product MTDRLKFSIIVVSYNSSAYLPRCLEALQAQTLPRATYEILVVDNASTDFELDAWRDRYPTIRFEQFEDNLGFAVANNRAAQMASAPWLVLINPDAFAHADMLQALQGAVSDYPAVSMFSALQLSANHAGKLDGAGDGMMAFGFNYRMGYGHDMPQSLPVGEVFSACGAAMMIRRDLFERLNGFDEDFYIYCEDADLGYRARLLGERCLLIPQARVDHIGSATLGARSDFALRYGYRNRLWMYLKNTPWPVMILTLMPHILMTIAVMIKDALSGKGVIAGAAIWEALTNLGHIRRKRRDIQTTRRLKSLRLLKLLTWNPGKITGRGIDVKEMRQ is encoded by the coding sequence ATGACGGACCGTCTCAAATTCTCAATTATCGTCGTTAGCTATAACAGTTCAGCTTATCTGCCGCGCTGCCTTGAGGCGTTGCAGGCTCAAACCCTGCCGCGCGCGACCTATGAGATTCTCGTGGTTGATAATGCCTCGACCGATTTTGAACTGGACGCGTGGCGGGACCGCTATCCCACTATCCGGTTTGAGCAGTTTGAGGATAATCTGGGCTTTGCTGTAGCCAATAACCGTGCCGCCCAAATGGCAAGTGCGCCGTGGCTGGTGCTGATCAATCCCGATGCTTTTGCTCATGCCGATATGTTGCAGGCCTTGCAGGGGGCGGTGAGTGATTATCCGGCCGTTTCCATGTTCAGCGCCCTACAACTGAGCGCCAATCATGCAGGTAAGCTGGACGGTGCGGGCGATGGCATGATGGCGTTTGGGTTTAACTACCGCATGGGCTACGGCCACGATATGCCGCAGTCTTTACCGGTCGGTGAAGTCTTTTCGGCGTGCGGAGCCGCGATGATGATCCGGCGCGACTTGTTTGAGCGCTTAAACGGCTTTGATGAGGATTTTTACATCTATTGCGAAGATGCCGATCTGGGCTACCGCGCGCGTCTGCTGGGCGAAAGATGCCTGCTGATCCCGCAGGCCAGGGTCGATCATATCGGCTCAGCCACCCTGGGGGCGCGCTCGGATTTCGCCTTGCGTTATGGCTATCGCAACCGGTTGTGGATGTATCTGAAAAACACACCGTGGCCGGTGATGATTTTGACTCTGATGCCCCATATATTAATGACCATCGCGGTGATGATCAAAGATGCGCTGTCGGGTAAAGGCGTGATTGCCGGGGCAGCTATTTGGGAGGCTTTGACCAACCTCGGTCATATCCGGCGCAAACGCCGTGACATTCAGACGACGCGGCGCTTAAAGTCTTTACGCCTGCTAAAACTTTTGACATGGAACCCCGGTAAGATTACCGGGCGCGGTATTGATGTGAAGGAGATGAGACAATGA